One region of Deltaproteobacteria bacterium genomic DNA includes:
- a CDS encoding transporter substrate-binding protein has product TIVADIKKFASAGKKTAVVSTINGDANVPFYKELANQGINADDIPVVAFSVGEEELAGIDTSNLVGHLAAWNYFQSVDSPENEAFIEKWHAYIKDTKRVTNDPMEATAIGFNMWSQAVKQAGTANVDAVRQAMYGQAVMSPSGFDIVMNTNHHLSKPVMIGEIQPDGQFEVVWETEGPIKADAWSPYIPESAKLTADWAYPWVCGNCEKPKFTN; this is encoded by the coding sequence GACCATCGTGGCGGACATCAAGAAGTTCGCCTCCGCCGGCAAGAAGACCGCGGTGGTCTCGACCATCAACGGCGACGCCAACGTGCCGTTCTACAAGGAGCTGGCCAACCAGGGCATCAACGCGGACGACATCCCGGTGGTGGCCTTCTCCGTGGGCGAGGAAGAGCTGGCCGGCATCGACACCAGCAACCTGGTGGGCCATCTCGCGGCGTGGAACTACTTCCAGTCCGTGGACTCGCCCGAGAACGAGGCCTTCATCGAGAAGTGGCACGCCTACATCAAGGACACCAAGCGGGTCACCAACGATCCCATGGAAGCCACCGCCATCGGCTTCAACATGTGGAGCCAGGCCGTGAAGCAGGCAGGCACGGCGAACGTGGACGCGGTCCGGCAGGCCATGTACGGCCAGGCGGTCATGTCCCCGAGCGGGTTCGACATCGTCATGAACACCAACCACCACCTCTCCAAGCCCGTTATGATCGGAGAGATCCAGCCCGACGGACAGTTCGAGGTCGTGTGGGAGACCGAGGGCCCCATCAAGGCCGACGCCTGGAGCCCGTACATTCCGGAGAGCGCCAAGCTCACCGCCGACTGGGCCTACCCCTGGGTCTGCGGCAACTGCGAGAAGCCGAAGTTCACCAACTGA